The following are from one region of the Halogeometricum sp. S3BR5-2 genome:
- a CDS encoding long-chain fatty acid--CoA ligase, with amino-acid sequence MPGATAQTLRPFLWRARRMFPDREVVSRTHEGIHRYTYAEYADRVGQLANALDGAGVERGDRVGTFCWNHHRHYETYFAAPSMGAQLHTINPLLPDHHVQYIVENAADRIVLVDPSLVEKLAGAYDEEAFASVERFVVMGSEVPDTSLENVVDYESFLEGEDATYDWPDLPGDQPAGMCYTSGTTGKPKGVEYTQEMLWSHTMATLPEAGLDLRSSDVVMPVVPMFHVNAWGMPFSTTAAGAKHVYPGPSPSPADLASLIEEEGVTLTAGVPTVWLGLLEYLEENDADMSSLETIVIGGSAAPKSVIRRFDEEYDVDVLHAWGMTEMSPIGTVSRLKPGMESLPDEERYDKQAKQGLLIPGLEMRVVGDDGEELPWDGEAFGELHVRGPWVTTEYFERPEANEEDFEGNWLKTGDVVTVDEEGYVQIVDRAKDVIKSGGEWISSVELENALMAHDDVAEATVVGVPHQRWQERPVAFVVPAASADEETLKSELVEMVKSEFPKWWAPDEVVFIEEVPKTATGKFDKKVLREEYDDESLVEGKTPEDAAPDADD; translated from the coding sequence ATGCCTGGTGCAACGGCCCAGACGCTTCGACCGTTCCTGTGGCGCGCGCGGCGGATGTTCCCCGACCGAGAGGTCGTCTCGCGGACCCACGAGGGGATTCACCGCTACACGTACGCCGAGTACGCCGACCGCGTGGGGCAGTTGGCGAACGCCCTCGACGGGGCGGGCGTCGAACGCGGCGACCGGGTGGGGACGTTCTGTTGGAACCACCACCGCCACTACGAGACGTACTTCGCCGCGCCGTCGATGGGCGCGCAACTGCACACCATCAACCCCCTGCTGCCCGACCACCACGTGCAGTACATCGTGGAGAACGCCGCGGACCGAATCGTCCTCGTCGACCCCTCTCTCGTGGAGAAACTGGCCGGAGCCTACGACGAGGAGGCGTTCGCGTCCGTGGAGCGGTTCGTCGTGATGGGAAGCGAGGTTCCGGACACCTCCCTCGAGAACGTCGTCGACTACGAGTCCTTCCTCGAAGGCGAGGACGCGACGTACGACTGGCCGGACCTGCCGGGCGACCAACCGGCGGGGATGTGTTACACCTCCGGCACCACGGGGAAACCGAAGGGCGTCGAGTACACCCAAGAGATGCTGTGGTCGCACACGATGGCGACGCTGCCCGAGGCGGGTCTGGACCTCCGCTCCTCGGACGTGGTGATGCCCGTCGTGCCCATGTTCCACGTCAACGCCTGGGGGATGCCTTTCTCGACCACCGCGGCCGGCGCGAAGCACGTCTATCCGGGGCCGTCGCCGTCGCCCGCCGACCTCGCCTCCCTCATCGAGGAGGAGGGCGTGACGCTCACCGCGGGCGTGCCGACGGTGTGGCTCGGTCTCTTGGAGTATCTGGAGGAGAACGACGCGGACATGTCCTCGCTGGAGACCATCGTCATCGGCGGGTCGGCGGCGCCGAAGTCGGTCATCCGGCGCTTCGACGAGGAGTACGACGTGGACGTCCTGCACGCGTGGGGGATGACCGAGATGTCGCCCATCGGCACCGTCTCGCGCCTCAAACCCGGCATGGAGTCGCTTCCGGACGAGGAGCGCTACGACAAGCAGGCCAAACAGGGCCTCCTCATCCCGGGCCTGGAGATGCGCGTCGTCGGCGACGACGGCGAGGAACTCCCGTGGGACGGGGAGGCGTTCGGCGAACTCCACGTCCGCGGGCCGTGGGTGACGACGGAGTACTTCGAGCGTCCGGAGGCCAACGAGGAGGACTTCGAAGGAAACTGGCTCAAAACCGGAGACGTGGTGACCGTCGACGAGGAGGGCTACGTGCAGATAGTCGACCGGGCGAAGGACGTCATCAAGTCGGGCGGGGAGTGGATCTCCTCGGTCGAGTTGGAGAACGCCCTCATGGCCCACGACGACGTGGCGGAGGCGACGGTCGTCGGCGTCCCCCACCAGCGCTGGCAGGAGCGTCCTGTCGCGTTCGTCGTCCCCGCGGCGTCCGCGGACGAGGAGACGCTGAAGAGCGAACTGGTCGAGATGGTGAAATCGGAGTTCCCGAAGTGGTGGGCGCCCGACGAAGTGGTGTTCATCGAGGAGGTGCCGAAGACGGCCACCGGGAAGTTCGACAAGAAGGTGCTCCGAGAGGAGTACGACGACGAGTCGCTGGTCGAGGGGAAGACGCCCGAAGACGCCGCGCCCGACGCGGACGACTGA
- a CDS encoding acyl-CoA dehydrogenase family protein, whose amino-acid sequence MDLLEESVVPEHARDVKRTAREFADEHIRPNAEEYFESGDYPWDILEAGMDAGIVAQDIGEEYGGKGYDLQQVLAINEELYRADAGIALTMMLASFGCEMVEHYGTEEQKDEYLRPVAANDQISGLAVSEPQTGSDMAGMTTSAEKTDEGWVLNGEKYWVGNAVEADWLTVYAKTDDSDDRYSNYTMFIVETDREGYEAEHIPEKMGMRASKQGHIVFDDCVVPEENVIGTAGGGFYMLAEFFNHGRVVVGGHGIGLAARAIEETWEFVHDREAFGRNISDFQSTQHTLADMRMEFEAARSLNWRAAEKVANGDDAGLWAAMTKTKSTETAVFCAERGMQMHGGRSVLNEYPISRVYRDVRIPVIYEGANEIQRNLIYRQSK is encoded by the coding sequence ATGGACCTGTTAGAGGAGAGCGTCGTCCCCGAACACGCCCGAGACGTGAAGCGGACGGCGCGCGAGTTCGCCGACGAGCACATCCGCCCGAACGCGGAGGAGTACTTCGAGAGCGGCGACTACCCGTGGGACATCTTGGAGGCCGGCATGGACGCCGGCATCGTCGCGCAGGACATCGGCGAGGAGTACGGCGGGAAGGGGTACGACCTCCAGCAGGTCCTCGCAATCAACGAGGAACTCTACCGGGCCGACGCGGGCATCGCGCTGACGATGATGCTCGCCTCGTTCGGCTGTGAGATGGTCGAGCACTACGGCACCGAAGAGCAGAAAGACGAGTACCTGCGCCCCGTCGCCGCGAACGACCAGATTTCGGGCCTCGCGGTGTCGGAACCGCAGACCGGGTCCGACATGGCCGGGATGACGACCAGCGCCGAGAAGACCGACGAGGGCTGGGTGCTCAACGGCGAGAAGTACTGGGTCGGCAACGCCGTCGAGGCCGACTGGCTGACCGTCTACGCGAAGACGGACGACAGCGACGACCGCTACTCGAACTACACGATGTTCATCGTGGAGACCGACCGGGAGGGCTACGAGGCCGAGCACATCCCCGAGAAGATGGGCATGCGCGCCTCCAAGCAGGGCCACATCGTCTTCGACGACTGCGTCGTCCCCGAGGAGAACGTCATCGGCACGGCCGGCGGCGGGTTCTACATGCTCGCGGAGTTCTTCAACCACGGCCGCGTCGTCGTCGGCGGTCACGGCATCGGCCTCGCCGCCCGCGCCATCGAGGAGACGTGGGAGTTCGTCCACGACCGCGAGGCGTTCGGCCGCAACATCTCTGACTTCCAGTCGACGCAGCACACCCTCGCCGACATGCGCATGGAGTTCGAGGCGGCCCGGTCGCTCAACTGGCGCGCCGCCGAGAAGGTGGCGAACGGCGACGACGCCGGCCTCTGGGCCGCGATGACGAAGACGAAGTCGACGGAGACGGCCGTCTTCTGCGCCGAACGGGGGATGCAGATGCACGGCGGCCGCTCGGTGCTCAACGAGTACCCCATCTCGCGCGTCTACCGCGACGTCCGCATTCCGGTCATCTACGAGGGCGCAAACGAGATTCAGCGCAACCTCATCTACCGGCAGTCGAAGTAA
- a CDS encoding N-acyl homoserine lactonase family protein, with protein MVDATVRLVDRGRVFADEGYVVDGAAMGTASNPNPDHERVEFVVWNAVVDHPEGTFLWDTGSHPEAGDGYWPDPLYQAFEHVDAAEHDLESDLDAVGYDLSDIDGVVMSHLHLDHAGGLRHFEGTDVPVYVHEEELKFAYYSAKTTEGSIAYLASDFDRDLNWEVIHRHRHTLAEDVELYHLPGHTPGVLGARIDLPNETVLVAGDECYVDANYTEEVPLGPGLLWSERDWFESLETVKELERRTGGDVLYGHDLERFESFGDGWNV; from the coding sequence ATGGTCGATGCCACAGTCAGACTGGTGGACCGAGGCCGCGTCTTCGCCGACGAGGGCTACGTCGTCGACGGCGCGGCGATGGGAACCGCGTCGAACCCGAACCCCGACCACGAACGCGTCGAGTTCGTCGTCTGGAACGCCGTCGTCGACCACCCGGAGGGGACGTTCCTCTGGGACACCGGCTCGCACCCCGAGGCGGGCGACGGCTACTGGCCCGACCCCCTCTATCAGGCGTTCGAGCACGTCGACGCGGCCGAACACGACCTCGAATCCGACCTCGACGCCGTCGGCTACGACCTCTCCGACATCGACGGTGTCGTGATGAGCCACCTCCACCTCGACCACGCCGGCGGCCTCCGCCACTTCGAGGGGACGGACGTGCCCGTCTACGTCCACGAGGAGGAGTTGAAGTTCGCCTACTACTCCGCGAAGACGACGGAGGGCTCAATCGCCTATCTGGCCTCGGACTTCGACCGCGACCTGAACTGGGAGGTGATCCACCGCCACCGCCACACCCTCGCGGAGGACGTCGAGTTGTATCACCTACCCGGACACACGCCGGGCGTGCTGGGGGCGCGAATCGACCTGCCCAACGAGACGGTCCTCGTCGCCGGCGACGAGTGCTACGTCGACGCCAACTACACCGAGGAGGTGCCGCTCGGACCGGGGCTGCTCTGGTCGGAGCGCGACTGGTTCGAGAGCCTCGAAACCGTGAAAGAACTGGAGCGGCGGACGGGCGGGGACGTGCTGTACGGCCACGACCTCGAACGCTTCGAGTCGTTCGGCGACGGTTGGAACGTCTGA